A single Chloroflexota bacterium DNA region contains:
- a CDS encoding 2-oxo acid dehydrogenase subunit E2 yields MAVRIVMPRLGDFMTEGIVARWAKAQGDAVTQGELIAEIESEKLNYELEAASDGIMHHAVDEGATVGVDDVIGYLLAEGEEPPLERQPTASAVAAPSPAAPQRRASSRAGGDVVPSTPGARRLASNLGVDISQVTPTGPRGRVVDADVRAYHEAQQAAAQPKAPQGMPEPSKIEPLRGIRRAIAQNMRDSLSGTAQLSYFLEVDVTDAQSLRREASRESGVSITMASVLIKACAESLKRVPALNSILIDDNVMYFDEVNMGVAVALDEGLIVPVLKGVQDMTVPQIAEGVQQLSEKARAGTLSSSEIGGGTFTISVLGVVDGFTPILNPPQNALLGVGRSVQKPVVRRGEIVVREMMTLSLTGDHQVIDGAIAASFFRRLQQLVERPAALFR; encoded by the coding sequence GGCTCAGGGCGATGCAGTTACGCAGGGCGAACTCATCGCCGAGATAGAGTCCGAAAAGCTGAACTACGAGCTTGAGGCAGCATCGGACGGCATTATGCACCACGCAGTCGATGAAGGCGCGACCGTTGGCGTGGACGATGTTATCGGCTACCTGCTCGCTGAAGGCGAAGAACCGCCGCTAGAGCGGCAGCCCACGGCGTCCGCAGTTGCCGCGCCGTCGCCTGCTGCGCCACAAAGACGCGCGTCAAGCCGGGCTGGGGGCGATGTCGTGCCGTCAACGCCGGGCGCGCGCCGTCTTGCCTCCAACCTGGGCGTGGACATTTCGCAGGTTACGCCAACCGGACCGCGCGGTCGTGTGGTCGATGCCGATGTTCGAGCGTATCACGAGGCGCAGCAAGCGGCAGCGCAGCCAAAAGCGCCGCAGGGGATGCCGGAACCTTCCAAGATAGAGCCACTGCGCGGTATCAGACGCGCCATCGCGCAGAACATGCGCGACAGCCTCAGCGGCACGGCGCAGCTATCGTACTTCCTCGAAGTGGATGTAACGGACGCGCAGAGCCTACGCCGCGAAGCATCGCGCGAAAGCGGCGTCAGCATCACGATGGCGAGTGTGCTAATCAAGGCGTGCGCGGAATCGCTCAAGCGTGTGCCGGCGCTCAACTCTATCCTGATCGATGACAATGTGATGTACTTCGACGAGGTGAACATGGGCGTCGCGGTCGCGCTCGACGAAGGCCTCATCGTGCCGGTGCTCAAGGGCGTGCAGGACATGACAGTGCCGCAGATTGCAGAGGGCGTGCAGCAGTTATCAGAAAAGGCGCGTGCCGGCACTCTGTCGTCATCGGAAATAGGCGGCGGCACATTCACGATTAGCGTGCTGGGCGTGGTGGACGGTTTCACGCCAATACTTAACCCGCCGCAAAATGCGCTGCTCGGCGTAGGCCGCAGCGTGCAGAAGCCGGTAGTGCGGCGAGGTGAGATTGTCGTGCGCGAGATGATGACGCTCAGTCTCACCGGCGATCATCAGGTCATAGATGGCGCGATTGCGGCGAGTTTCTTCCGCCGCTTGCAGCAGCTAGTGGAGCGGCCGGCGGCGCTGTTCCGATAG